Proteins from a genomic interval of Haemophilus parainfluenzae T3T1:
- the nrdG gene encoding anaerobic ribonucleoside-triphosphate reductase-activating protein, whose translation MNYLQYYPTDVVNGEGTRCTLFVSGCTHGCRGCYNQKSWSFDNGVLFDEAMEQQIINDLKDTRIKRQGLTLSGGDPMHPRNVEALLPFVQRVKKECPDKDIWVWTGYKLDELDDYQRQMLPYIDVLIDGKFIQEQADPSLVWRGSANQVIYRFKV comes from the coding sequence ATGAACTATCTCCAATACTACCCGACAGATGTTGTAAATGGCGAAGGCACCCGTTGCACCCTTTTCGTGAGCGGCTGTACGCATGGTTGCCGTGGTTGTTACAATCAAAAGAGCTGGTCTTTTGATAATGGCGTATTATTCGATGAAGCGATGGAACAACAGATCATCAATGATTTAAAAGATACGCGCATTAAACGTCAAGGGCTCACGCTTTCAGGTGGAGATCCGATGCATCCTCGTAATGTTGAAGCCTTACTTCCTTTTGTACAGCGTGTAAAAAAAGAATGCCCTGATAAGGATATTTGGGTGTGGACGGGTTATAAACTGGATGAACTTGATGATTATCAACGTCAAATGTTGCCTTATATTGATGTGCTTATTGATGGAAAATTTATACAAGAACAGGCTGACCCAAGCTTGGTTTGGCGTGGTTCAGCCAATCAAGTGATTTATCGTTTTAAGGTTTAA
- a CDS encoding TatD family hydrolase, translating into MPFFDTHTHLDYLHHDTGEPLAQLVDNAKQVDVQKILIVAVKEPDFKTIQNMTALFPEHLYCGLGLHPLYIKEHQEHDLEILDAALSVRNQNCTAVAEIGLECAIPDLLTDELWQKQQHFLESQLYLAKKYNLSVNLHSRKSHEQLFRFLKQANLTKCGVVHGFSGSYDQAKRFVDLGYKIGVGGTITYERANKTRQAIAKLPLEALVLETDTPDMPVFGFQGQPNRPERIVHTFEALCRLRSENAEVIKETAWQNSLTLFG; encoded by the coding sequence ATGCCTTTCTTCGATACTCATACCCACCTCGATTATCTTCATCATGACACGGGAGAGCCATTAGCTCAGCTGGTGGATAATGCTAAGCAAGTTGATGTGCAAAAAATCTTGATTGTGGCGGTAAAAGAGCCGGATTTTAAAACGATCCAAAATATGACCGCACTTTTCCCTGAGCATCTTTATTGTGGGCTTGGGTTGCATCCTCTTTATATCAAAGAGCATCAAGAGCATGATTTAGAGATATTGGATGCGGCATTATCTGTTCGTAATCAAAATTGTACAGCCGTAGCAGAAATTGGCTTAGAATGTGCAATTCCTGATTTATTGACTGATGAATTATGGCAAAAGCAACAGCACTTTTTAGAAAGTCAGCTTTATTTAGCGAAGAAATACAATCTGTCGGTCAATTTACATAGTCGGAAATCCCACGAGCAATTATTCCGTTTTTTGAAACAGGCTAATTTGACAAAATGTGGCGTGGTGCATGGTTTTTCTGGAAGTTATGATCAAGCAAAACGATTTGTGGATTTAGGCTATAAAATTGGCGTAGGTGGTACCATCACTTATGAACGTGCGAATAAAACGCGCCAAGCAATTGCGAAGTTACCATTAGAGGCATTGGTATTAGAAACGGATACACCAGATATGCCGGTGTTTGGCTTTCAAGGACAACCTAATCGACCAGAGCGGATAGTTCACACCTTTGAGGCGTTATGCCGTTTAAGAAGTGAAAATGCTGAAGTGATTAAAGAAACGGCTTGGCAGAATAGCTTAACCTTATTCGGTTAA
- the cydC gene encoding heme ABC transporter ATP-binding protein/permease CydC, with protein MRALLPFLRLFKFAKLSLFLGLVLMITGLASSIGLLTTSGWFLAATAIAGLGTLFNFFYPSASVRGLAIGRTLFRYFEKLVTHDATFRILAKLRVQVFEKIIPLSPAVLNRYRNSDLLNRLVSDVDTLDSLYLRLIAPFITAIFVILAMCIGLSFVNVPLALGLGASLLLLVFVIPTVFYQLGKKFGDKLVHSRALYRTQFLEFIQAQAELLLFNAEDKLKNNMAKTEANWQADQQKEANLSGFSTALSLFLNGLIIAAMLWFSSQAEFGNDEYRMAFIALFTFAALASFEILMPLGSAFLHIGQVIASAERVTDIIEQQPLVTFNGKAEFDQNTTTLIEAKDLSFTYPERQNRALESLNLTIQKGQKVAILGKTGSGKSTLLQLLVRNYDANQGELFLAGKPIADYAEDTLRSQFCFLTQRVHVFSDTLRQNLQFASAVNISDEKMIEVLNQVGLGKLLEQEQGLDIWLGDGGRPLSGGEQRRLGLARILLNDAPILLLDEPTEGLDRETERQILRLILAHAENKTLIMVTHRLTAIEQFDELCVIDEAKLIEKGTYAELLQLEKGFFKQLVERV; from the coding sequence ATGCGTGCTTTACTTCCCTTTTTACGTTTATTTAAATTCGCCAAGTTGTCTTTATTTTTAGGCTTGGTTTTAATGATTACCGGCCTTGCATCTAGCATAGGCTTGCTGACCACATCGGGTTGGTTTTTAGCTGCAACAGCAATTGCGGGTCTTGGCACGTTATTTAATTTCTTCTATCCTTCTGCTTCTGTGCGTGGGCTTGCCATTGGCCGCACCCTTTTCCGTTATTTTGAAAAGTTGGTGACGCACGACGCGACTTTCCGTATTTTGGCTAAATTACGCGTACAAGTGTTTGAGAAGATTATTCCCTTAAGTCCAGCTGTGTTAAATCGCTACCGTAACAGCGATTTATTAAACCGCTTAGTGTCTGATGTAGATACACTCGATAGCCTTTATCTTCGCTTAATTGCGCCATTTATTACGGCTATTTTTGTGATTCTAGCTATGTGTATTGGCCTAAGTTTTGTCAATGTACCTTTAGCCTTAGGTCTAGGTGCGAGCCTGCTTTTATTGGTATTCGTTATTCCAACCGTTTTCTACCAACTGGGTAAAAAATTTGGCGATAAACTTGTGCATTCACGTGCGCTTTATCGCACCCAATTCTTAGAATTTATCCAAGCACAAGCGGAATTATTGCTCTTTAATGCCGAAGATAAATTGAAAAATAACATGGCAAAAACCGAAGCTAACTGGCAAGCAGACCAACAAAAAGAAGCCAATTTAAGCGGATTTTCAACCGCACTGTCACTCTTCTTAAATGGTTTGATTATTGCCGCCATGTTGTGGTTTAGCTCACAAGCGGAATTTGGCAACGATGAATACCGTATGGCGTTTATTGCGCTTTTCACTTTTGCTGCTTTAGCTTCATTTGAAATCTTAATGCCATTAGGCTCGGCATTCTTACATATCGGGCAAGTAATTGCTTCAGCTGAACGCGTGACAGATATTATCGAGCAGCAACCATTAGTGACCTTTAATGGCAAAGCGGAATTCGATCAAAACACCACAACATTAATTGAAGCGAAAGATCTTTCTTTTACTTATCCTGAACGTCAAAATCGTGCTTTAGAGAGTTTGAATTTAACCATTCAAAAAGGCCAAAAAGTCGCGATTTTAGGTAAAACAGGTAGCGGAAAATCCACTTTATTACAGCTTTTAGTGCGTAATTATGATGCCAACCAAGGAGAATTATTCCTTGCTGGCAAGCCAATTGCTGATTATGCAGAAGACACATTACGCAGCCAATTCTGCTTTTTAACACAACGTGTTCATGTATTTAGTGATACGCTTCGTCAAAATCTGCAATTCGCAAGTGCGGTCAATATTTCAGATGAAAAAATGATCGAGGTGTTAAATCAGGTTGGTTTAGGAAAATTGTTGGAACAAGAACAAGGCCTAGATATTTGGCTAGGCGATGGCGGCCGTCCACTATCTGGTGGAGAACAACGTCGTTTAGGCTTAGCACGTATTTTGCTTAATGATGCGCCAATTTTATTATTAGATGAGCCAACCGAAGGTTTAGACCGCGAAACTGAACGCCAAATTCTGCGTTTAATTCTTGCCCATGCTGAAAATAAAACCTTAATTATGGTGACTCACCGCTTAACGGCGATTGAGCAATTTGATGAACTTTGTGTGATTGATGAAGCGAAGCTAATTGAAAAAGGCACTTACGCAGAATTATTGCAATTAGAAAAAGGGTTCTTCAAACAATTAGTTGAGCGAGTGTAA
- a CDS encoding peptidylprolyl isomerase: protein MVTLHTNFGDIKIKLDFDKAPITAENFLNYCKNGFYNNTIFHRVIDGFMIQGGGMESGMREKATNAPIQNEANNRLSNKRGTIAMARTSDPHSATAQFFINVADNDFLNYRSKEMFGREVVQEWGYAVFGEVVEGMDVVDKIKKVKTGNKGFHQDVPTEDVVITSVSVE, encoded by the coding sequence ATGGTTACATTACACACAAATTTTGGCGATATTAAAATTAAACTTGATTTTGATAAAGCGCCAATCACTGCAGAAAACTTTTTAAATTATTGTAAAAACGGTTTCTATAATAACACAATTTTCCATCGTGTTATTGATGGATTTATGATCCAAGGCGGTGGTATGGAAAGCGGAATGCGTGAAAAAGCAACAAACGCACCGATCCAAAATGAAGCTAACAATCGTTTAAGTAACAAACGTGGCACAATCGCCATGGCGCGTACCTCTGATCCACATTCTGCAACGGCACAATTCTTCATTAACGTGGCAGATAATGACTTCTTAAACTACCGTTCAAAAGAGATGTTTGGCCGTGAAGTTGTGCAAGAATGGGGATATGCCGTATTCGGTGAAGTGGTTGAAGGCATGGATGTGGTTGATAAAATCAAAAAAGTAAAAACCGGTAATAAAGGTTTCCACCAAGATGTTCCAACAGAAGATGTCGTGATTACATCGGTGTCTGTAGAATAA
- the cysS gene encoding cysteine--tRNA ligase, which translates to MLKIFNTLTREKEVFKPIHEGKVGMYVCGVTVYDLCHIGHGRTFVCFDVIARYLRSLGYDLTYVRNITDVDDKIIKRALENKETCDQLVDRMVQEMYKDFDALNVLRPDFEPRATHHIPEIIEIVEKLIARGHAYVADNGDVMFDVESFKEYGKLSRQDLDQLQAGARIEINEIKKNPMDFVLWKMSKENEPSWPSPWGAGRPGWHIECSAMNCKQLGEHFDIHGGGSDLMFPHHENEIAQSCCAHGGQYVNYWIHSGMIMVDKEKMSKSLGNFFTIRDVLNHYNAEAVRYFLLTAHYRSQLNYSEENLNLAQGALERLYTALRGTDQSAVALGGENFVEAFREAMDDDFNTPNALSVLFEMAREINKLKTEDAEKANGLAARLRELAGILGLLQQDPEKFLQAGSDDDEVAKIEALIKQRNEARAAKDWAAADAARNELTAMGIVLEDGPNGTTWRKQ; encoded by the coding sequence ATGCTAAAGATCTTTAATACCCTCACTCGAGAAAAAGAAGTATTCAAACCTATCCATGAAGGAAAAGTGGGTATGTATGTGTGCGGCGTGACCGTTTACGATTTATGCCATATTGGCCATGGCCGTACCTTTGTATGTTTTGATGTGATTGCCCGCTATTTACGTTCTTTAGGTTACGATTTAACTTATGTGCGTAATATCACGGATGTGGATGATAAAATCATTAAACGTGCATTAGAAAACAAAGAAACCTGCGATCAACTTGTAGATCGCATGGTGCAAGAAATGTATAAAGATTTTGATGCGTTAAATGTACTACGTCCAGATTTTGAGCCTCGTGCGACGCATCATATTCCAGAAATTATTGAGATTGTGGAAAAACTGATTGCACGTGGTCATGCTTATGTTGCAGACAATGGCGACGTGATGTTTGATGTAGAAAGCTTTAAGGAATACGGCAAATTATCACGCCAAGATCTCGACCAATTACAAGCTGGAGCACGTATTGAAATTAATGAAATCAAGAAAAACCCAATGGATTTCGTGCTTTGGAAAATGTCAAAAGAAAACGAACCAAGCTGGCCATCACCATGGGGCGCAGGTCGTCCAGGTTGGCACATTGAATGTTCGGCAATGAACTGCAAACAACTTGGCGAACATTTTGATATTCATGGTGGCGGTTCTGATTTAATGTTCCCGCATCACGAAAATGAAATTGCGCAATCTTGCTGTGCTCATGGCGGCCAATATGTGAATTATTGGATCCATTCCGGCATGATCATGGTAGATAAAGAAAAAATGTCGAAATCCCTCGGCAACTTCTTCACTATTCGTGATGTATTAAACCACTACAATGCAGAAGCGGTGCGTTATTTCTTACTAACGGCACACTATCGTAGCCAACTCAATTATAGTGAAGAAAACCTGAATTTAGCACAAGGTGCATTAGAACGTTTGTATACCGCTTTACGTGGCACCGATCAAAGTGCGGTTGCTTTGGGCGGTGAAAATTTTGTGGAAGCCTTCCGTGAGGCAATGGATGATGATTTCAATACACCGAATGCCCTTTCTGTCTTATTTGAAATGGCGCGTGAAATCAATAAATTGAAAACTGAAGATGCAGAAAAAGCCAATGGTCTTGCTGCTCGTTTACGTGAATTAGCGGGTATCTTAGGTTTACTTCAACAAGATCCAGAAAAATTCTTACAAGCTGGTTCTGACGATGATGAAGTCGCAAAAATTGAAGCGCTTATCAAACAACGAAACGAAGCGCGTGCTGCTAAAGATTGGGCTGCTGCAGATGCGGCTCGTAATGAACTCACTGCAATGGGAATTGTGTTAGAAGACGGCCCTAACGGCACGACGTGGCGTAAACAATAA